From a single Osmerus mordax isolate fOsmMor3 chromosome 6, fOsmMor3.pri, whole genome shotgun sequence genomic region:
- the leng1 gene encoding leukocyte receptor cluster member 1, which produces MNILPKKSWHVRNKDNIARVRKDEAQAADEEREVQRRVERAEQEARTQYLRQKSRASLQQTDGWKDQGEKSDAGREVIEHLNLFPLEDSAEKKGNEDYLKDKKDETERQERAIGLLVSLGPQPGTEVTPWYMKTGQEKEEAKKDVKEKNEKDKGKKPALSEEEKEKRDKRLKDLLDPLKDMKKALAKQGRKEHKRKEKRDRGEKISGGESSIERLRAERLQREAEEKRRAKALLDQKNGGGKEKEKEVEERDRPYNSGFFPELARKRQRRDRDSWRDGLF; this is translated from the exons ATGAACATCCTCCCAAAAAAGAGCTGGCATGTACGAAACAAAGATAACATCGCGCGCGTTCGGAAGGACGAGGCGCAAGCTGCAGATGAGGAACGCGAGGTCCAAAGACGAGTGGAGCGTGCAGAGCAGGAG GCACGGACACAGTATCTCAGACAGAAGTCTAGAGCTTCCCTTCAACAGACAGACGGATGGAAAGATCAGGGAGAAAAATCAGATGCTGGAAGAGAAGTGATCGAGCACCTAAATCTGTTTCCTCTCGAGGATTCAGCTGAGAAGAAAGGAAACGAGGACTATCTTAAAGACAAGAAGGATGAAACG GAGCGTCAGGAAAGAGCCATCggtctgctggtctctctgggtCCACAACCGGGGACGGAGGTGACACCGTGGTACATGAAGACTGGCCAGGAGAAAGAAGAGGCGAAGAAGGACGTGAAAGAGAAGAATGAAAAGGACAAGGGGAAGAAACCAGCGttgagtgaggaggagaaggagaagagagacaagagactaAAGGACCTTTTGGATCCTTTGAAAGACATGAAGAAGGCTTTGGCAAAACAGGGTAGAAAAGAAcacaaaaggaaagaaaaaagggacagaggggagaagataagtggtggagagag CTCTATCGAACGCTTGCGAGCGGAGCGGTTgcagagggaggcggaggagaagagaagagccaAGGCTCTGCTGGATCAGAAGaacggaggggggaaggagaaggagaaggaggtagaggagagggacaggccCTACAACAGCGGCTTCTTCCCGGAGTTAGCCCGTAAGCGTCAGAGGAGAGATCGAGACAGCTGGAGAGATGGCTTGTTCTGA
- the tmc4 gene encoding transmembrane channel-like protein 7, which translates to MELERQVSTVAGNGYPSAQQSLRLRRAPSSVSNRNGLQFNWGSHPEEGEEGGESESQQDLKALPLPLALKRAVREVQQMRVPVVTSWESWKRNKGRCLNRLTENASGVLAYIALWRRALQKIGGNFGGGVQSYFLFLRFLVILNFFSFLLIGGFVLVPSIVFRTIGTDTFNNTGPKECLTYDPNPQGLLVFYNYFLDLLSGTGFMEYSYLFYGFYNNTVAESSGFTYNIPLAYLLTAVFYFAFCFICIIARMGSAARVAVATVGGAAGSYSKLVFTGWDYGCQGDRSTRLKQNNIRYQFQVDLEEERRMKKAASLTLSQTVWLYTLRILLSLISLGLIGAAFTAIAEATKFSQRQTGVSGIQGLFWEYLPSIVMTGGNFLVPFLCDQIALLERYSPSTTIIVALLRSVFLRMVSLGVLLFTLWNQITCYEKKELCELCEYNHKDYPCWETQVGQEMYKLALFDFLTTIAVLILVEFPRRMVVDQCSCKLTQWVGRQEFLVPANVLGLVYGQTVVWTGALFCPLLPLINTLKFVILFYCKKMTLFQNCRPAVKTFRSTTSTFFFLVVLLFGWSLALVAMIYSLAKIHPSWSCGPFRSLSTMWIIIPITFDTLSVTTRDFLYYLGSQAFSIPFFIFFCVALCYVAALASVYGKSVALLRAQLKLEGRDKQFLVKQIEKLSLKMGVQRGRTDDYGADATWNKD; encoded by the exons ATGGAGTTAGAGAGACAAGTCTCCACTGTGGCTG GCAACGGTTACCCTAGTGCCCAGCAGTCTCTGAGGTTACGGAGGGCTCCCTCCAGTGTATCCAATCGGAATGGGCTCCAGTTCAACTGGGGATCCCAccccgaggagggggaggaggggggagagtcaGAGTCTCAACAGGATCTAAAGGCCCTGCCACTCCCCTTGGCCCTAAAGAGAGCCGTACG GGAGGTGCAGCAGATGCGTGTACCCGTGGTGACGAGCTGGGAGTCATGGAAGCGTAACAAGGGCCGGTGCCTGAACAGGCTTACAGAGAAtgcctctggagtcctggcCTACATAGCTCTGTGGCGGAGAGCTCTGCAGAAGATAGGAG GTAACTTTGGCGGCGGTGTCCAGTCCTACTTCTTGTTCCTGCGGTTCCTCGTGATTCTTAacttcttctccttcctgctgATTGGTGGATTTGTCCTCGTGCCCAGCATCGTGTTTAGAACCATCGGCACCgacaccttcaacaacactg GTCCTAAGGAGTGTTTGACCTATGACCCTAATCCTCAAGGCTTGTTGGTGTTCTACAATTACTTCCTGGACTTACTGTCTGGAACT GGTTTCATGGAGTACTCCTACCTGTTCTACGGCTTCTATAACAACACGGTGGCTGAGAGCAGTGGCTTCACCTACAACATCCCCCTGGCCTACCTCCTCACCGCTGTCTTCTATTTTGCTTTTTGCTTCATCTGCATCATTGCACG CATGGGGAGCGCGGCTCGCGTCGCCGTGGCAACGGTCGGGGGTGCCGCCGGCAGTTACAGCAAGCTGGTGTTCACCGGCTGGGACTATGGTTGCCAGGGAGACCGGTCCACCAGACTGAAGCAGAACAACATCCGGTATCAGTTTCAG gtggacctggaggaggagaggagaatgaagAAGGCAGCCTCTCTGACGTTAAGTCAAACCGTTTGGCTGTACACCCTTCGCATCCTTCTGAGCCTGATCAGCCTGGGCCTCATCGGTGCAGCCTTCACCGCCATCGCAGAGGCCACTAAATTTAGCCAG AGGCAGACAGGGGTGTCAGGGATCCAGGGCCTGTTCTGGGAATACCTTCCCTCCATAGTCATGACCGGAGGAAACTTCCTGGTGCCTTTCCTCTGTGACCAGATCGCCCTCCTGGAACGATACTCCCCCAGCACTACCATCATAGTGGCTCTGCTCAG GTCAGTGTTCCTGCGTATGGTCAGTCTGGGCGTCCTACTCTTCACTCTGTGGAATCAGATCACCTGCTATGAAAAGAAGGAATTATGCGAACTATGCGAGTACAACCATAAGGATTATCCG TGCTGGGAGACTCAAGTGGGACAGGAGATGTACAAACTGGCCCTATTTGACTTCCTCACCACCATAGCTGTTCTCATCCTGGTGGAGTTCCCTCGAAG GATGGTGGTGGACCAATGTTCCTGTAAGCTGACCCAGTGGGTAGGCAGGCAGGAGTTTCTGGTTCCTGCCAATGTGTTGGGTTTGGTCTACGGCCAAACAGTAGTGTGGACCGGAGCACTGTTTTGCCCCTTGTTGCCCCTTATCAACACCCTCAAGTTTGTTATCCTCTTCTACTGCAAGAAG ATGACTCTGTTCCAGAACTGCCGACCGGCCGTGAAGACCTTCCGTTCCACCACCTCCACTTTCTTCTTCCTGGTGGTGCTGCTGTTCGGCTGGAGCCTGGCACTGGTCGCCATGATTTACAGTCTGGCTAA GATCCATCCGTCATGGAGCTGCGGGCCTTTCCGTTCTCTCTCCACCATGTGGATTATCATCCCCATCACCTTTGATACACTGTCTGTAACCACGAGAGACTTCCTCTACTATTTAGGTTCCCAGGCATTCTCCATCCCATTCTTTATCTTCTTTTG TGTGGCGCTGTGCTATGTCGCAGCCCTGGCCTCCGTTTATGGGAAAAGTGTTGCTCTTCTAAGGGCGCAGCTTAAACTG GAGGGGCGTGATAAGCAGTTCCTCGTCAAGCAGATTGAGAAGTTGAGTCTGAAAATGGGGGTTCAAAGAGGTAGAACTGATGACTATGGCGCTGATGCAACATGGAACAAAGACTAA